From a region of the Terriglobales bacterium genome:
- the murD gene encoding UDP-N-acetylmuramoyl-L-alanine--D-glutamate ligase, translated as MDVKGKRILVVGLGKSGVAAALFLQARGARVTVSDAKAEEQLRQEIPALLDQGITVESGGHGERTFRDQDLIVLSPGVPADVPQIDQARSQGVPVIGEIELASRFLKGHLVAITGSNGKTTTTTLAGEVISMGGYETLVGGNIGTPAISLVEESTPDTYNVLEVSSFQLETIESFHPEIAVILNITPDHLDRHPNFHAYVAAKARIFEQQRESDFAVLNAGDKTSLELAGHIRAQIRWFSRSSEVKSGAYVKDGKIFWKDDEGEQEVMPVSEIPLKGAHNLENVLAAVCVGRLVGCERHRIRRAVQEFKAVEHRLEFVAKVQGVEYYNDSKATNVDATLKALESFPSGIHIILGGKDKGSDYSVLSALLKERARRVYTIGAAAQKIASQIQGACEIVSAETLEVAVRGAAEAAVAGDVVLLAPACASFDQFENYEHRGRVFKEAVAALAAREAAKAGSH; from the coding sequence ATGGACGTCAAAGGCAAACGCATCCTCGTAGTCGGACTGGGAAAGTCCGGCGTGGCGGCGGCGCTTTTTCTCCAGGCCCGCGGCGCGCGGGTCACCGTGTCCGACGCCAAGGCCGAGGAGCAGTTGCGCCAGGAGATCCCGGCCCTGCTCGACCAGGGCATCACGGTGGAGAGCGGAGGCCACGGCGAGCGCACCTTCCGCGACCAGGACCTGATCGTCCTCAGTCCCGGCGTTCCCGCGGACGTGCCGCAGATTGACCAGGCGCGCTCTCAGGGCGTGCCCGTCATCGGGGAGATCGAGCTGGCCTCGCGCTTCCTCAAGGGCCACCTGGTGGCCATCACCGGCTCCAACGGCAAGACCACCACCACCACCCTCGCCGGGGAAGTGATCTCCATGGGCGGCTACGAGACCCTGGTGGGCGGCAACATCGGGACTCCCGCCATTTCCCTGGTGGAAGAGTCCACCCCCGACACCTACAACGTGCTCGAGGTCTCGAGCTTCCAGTTGGAGACCATCGAGTCCTTCCATCCCGAAATCGCCGTCATCCTGAACATCACGCCCGACCACCTCGACCGCCACCCCAACTTCCACGCCTACGTGGCCGCCAAGGCGCGCATTTTCGAGCAGCAGCGGGAGAGCGACTTCGCCGTGCTCAACGCCGGCGACAAGACAAGCCTGGAGCTCGCCGGCCACATCCGGGCGCAGATCCGCTGGTTCAGCCGCTCGAGCGAGGTCAAGAGCGGCGCCTACGTCAAGGATGGGAAGATCTTCTGGAAGGACGATGAGGGCGAGCAGGAGGTGATGCCCGTCTCCGAGATCCCGCTGAAGGGCGCGCACAACCTGGAGAACGTGCTGGCGGCGGTGTGCGTCGGCCGCCTGGTGGGCTGCGAGCGCCACCGCATCCGCCGCGCCGTGCAGGAGTTCAAGGCGGTGGAGCACCGCCTGGAGTTCGTCGCCAAGGTCCAGGGCGTGGAGTACTACAACGACTCCAAGGCCACCAACGTGGACGCCACCCTCAAGGCGCTGGAGTCGTTCCCCTCGGGCATCCACATCATCCTGGGCGGGAAGGACAAGGGCAGCGACTACTCCGTGCTGAGCGCGCTGCTCAAAGAGCGGGCGCGGCGCGTGTACACCATCGGAGCGGCGGCGCAGAAGATCGCATCGCAGATCCAGGGCGCCTGCGAGATTGTGAGCGCGGAGACGCTGGAAGTCGCGGTGCGCGGGGCGGCGGAGGCCGCTGTAGCCGGGGACGTGGTGCTGCTGGCCCCGGCC